A single Pseudomonas brassicacearum DNA region contains:
- a CDS encoding CPCC family cysteine-rich protein, which translates to MFTCPCCGYAVFEEHPGSYDICPICFWEDDVFQLYYPHQVDGPNRCSLIEAQVNFVQFGACERTMLKNVRMVRDSDMRDGEWFPLWTRRVAIPDPDSDNQHPQHMKSKFDLYYWLRT; encoded by the coding sequence ATGTTTACCTGCCCATGCTGCGGATATGCAGTCTTCGAGGAACACCCAGGGTCATACGACATTTGCCCAATTTGCTTCTGGGAGGATGACGTGTTCCAACTCTATTACCCTCACCAGGTGGATGGACCGAATAGATGTAGCTTGATCGAGGCGCAGGTCAATTTCGTCCAATTCGGTGCCTGCGAGCGAACCATGTTGAAGAATGTGCGAATGGTTCGCGATAGCGATATGCGGGATGGTGAGTGGTTCCCACTCTGGACTCGCCGAGTCGCCATTCCAGATCCCGACTCCGACAACCAGCATCCTCAACACATGAAGTCGAAGTTCGACCTCTACTATTGGCTGCGAACCTAG
- a CDS encoding SIR2 family protein: MRFHPDGPSIPDILLERCDSGRVVFLCGAGVSLPSGMPTFVGLTRHVIEFFDPPADSEIMAAFRPWLNDQSAANVPLDQIFNLLHLEYGKDEVNALVTERLSAPLKIKDVGREHDLIKRISSSQSGVPQIVTTNFDRLFEVGNEGGHLVWHVPPAFPDLNFGSKIEGITYLHGRLVEAASETHPYVLSSADFGRAYLSEGWATNFIRHLLERHTVVLVGYQAEDPPVKYLLQGLNHDGQYDRSRLYAFDRGLPEDIEAKWRDRGVTAIAYSDHSDLWTSMEAWAERADDPRRWRASVIAQSQQDPKVLSPHVRGQVAHVLRTAQGARLFSEANPTPHPEWVCVMDAYVRSAEPVRDYDVDAETFDPLVAYGLDDDLSDISDEDRKQGVSNDNLLVWREEDDNPHTLHRLGGRQAEGFEATPVRLGHLINWVSKAIDSPVLAWWTIRQNGLHPRLLQQFELQVEHSKALNERARHIWSLILEHNRDPRNRQWNGEWFDLKKRINAEGWTASSLREFRKVTTPRLEIKRPIGLAQCKPPSTSWGDIHLGDLGQYEVMFLDKHNEDLDIPDEVLPQVFGILQDQLTVASGLLGDIETIYFRTPTCYPGREVEGKMYITKAAEAMAWFVELFDQMIAKWPALAIAHAMTWPPTERYFFRKLKLYAYSKVNLFGADSVAEQVLFLDQEAFWDINVARELLFLLVDRWKEFSQVSRNQLIDRILTGPDQRTHWSDEEFHDLRDEFAARYARYLELQGCELTTARSERLAEMIGGILDWSDAWATSTVIEHGSHTGWVGTDEKPDAVLDLPVNEVVSRAKEELKRDFGSFTEKRPFTGLVKVNPRKALSALTIAGKAGDYPEAFWSSMINELPEDTTARLRRVFLNRVARLPHAVIAQLNHTLGRWLQQHLVAILEFDADLGWAVYDNIVEGILSGGADAAKSGLGETRQGGKVIERSSRTYGHAINGPVGMCTEALFRAVPRERQEVAGSLLPDHIKSRVERLLAVPGEGSDHAVSIASRMLNWLMFVDPVWTGERLVPILAFEHPASEPAWNGFLYSGQVPQRPLREVIKPLLLQVFPWVEGFSWDRDLSRGAAEWLGYMCVFHPNEPGGLSQGEMRSVLRAMSDDTRNRFIFWLGQVGQKNEDGWAKHVIPLINKEWPRERRYRTSASMRAWIGMLDDTGDSFPAVYEAVKKFLVAVETNDHPFYRFTRELNDEKPITVLFPETTLDLMNRVTPQILTRPPYELPKVLTLIAETQPDLKSDSRYLRLVDLVERS, from the coding sequence ATGAGATTCCATCCCGATGGTCCTTCGATACCAGATATCCTCCTGGAGCGCTGTGATTCTGGCCGCGTGGTATTTCTGTGCGGTGCCGGAGTTTCGTTACCATCTGGTATGCCTACTTTCGTCGGTCTTACTCGTCACGTCATTGAGTTTTTTGACCCGCCAGCCGATTCAGAAATTATGGCCGCGTTTCGGCCATGGCTGAACGATCAGTCTGCTGCGAATGTCCCACTCGACCAAATCTTTAACCTCCTCCACCTTGAATACGGCAAGGATGAAGTTAATGCTTTGGTCACGGAGCGACTAAGCGCCCCTCTAAAAATCAAAGATGTTGGACGTGAACACGATCTGATTAAGCGAATTTCTTCAAGTCAGAGCGGCGTGCCACAGATTGTAACGACGAACTTCGACCGATTGTTTGAGGTCGGGAATGAGGGAGGGCATCTGGTCTGGCATGTGCCGCCTGCGTTTCCAGATCTGAACTTCGGATCGAAGATAGAGGGGATCACGTATCTTCACGGGAGACTGGTGGAGGCAGCCTCTGAAACTCATCCCTATGTGCTTAGCAGCGCAGACTTCGGACGTGCATACCTCTCAGAAGGATGGGCTACCAACTTCATCAGACACCTCCTCGAACGGCATACCGTCGTTTTAGTCGGCTATCAGGCAGAAGACCCGCCTGTCAAATATCTTCTACAGGGCCTTAATCATGACGGTCAGTATGATCGATCTCGACTCTATGCCTTTGACCGTGGGCTCCCAGAGGACATCGAAGCCAAATGGCGTGACAGAGGCGTTACAGCGATAGCCTATTCCGATCACTCGGACTTGTGGACGAGCATGGAAGCTTGGGCAGAGCGAGCCGATGATCCGCGCAGATGGCGTGCATCCGTAATCGCTCAATCCCAGCAGGATCCGAAAGTCCTCTCCCCTCATGTGCGCGGCCAAGTTGCTCATGTCCTTCGCACGGCTCAGGGCGCTAGATTATTCTCGGAAGCTAATCCAACTCCGCATCCTGAATGGGTATGTGTGATGGATGCGTATGTGCGATCGGCTGAACCAGTCCGTGACTACGACGTTGATGCAGAGACCTTTGACCCTCTGGTCGCTTATGGACTTGATGACGATCTGAGCGATATCTCTGATGAAGACCGCAAGCAGGGTGTAAGCAACGACAATCTATTGGTTTGGCGGGAGGAAGACGACAATCCACATACGCTTCATCGGCTCGGTGGGCGCCAAGCAGAAGGTTTTGAGGCAACGCCGGTAAGGCTTGGCCACCTTATCAACTGGGTGAGCAAAGCCATCGACAGCCCTGTGCTGGCCTGGTGGACCATTCGTCAGAACGGTCTGCATCCACGACTTCTGCAACAGTTCGAGTTGCAAGTGGAGCATTCAAAGGCTCTCAACGAACGAGCTCGTCATATCTGGAGCCTCATCCTCGAACATAATCGAGACCCTCGTAATCGTCAGTGGAATGGCGAATGGTTTGACTTGAAGAAACGGATCAATGCAGAGGGATGGACGGCTAGTTCCCTAAGAGAATTCCGGAAGGTTACGACTCCTCGTTTGGAGATCAAGCGACCGATTGGCCTGGCGCAGTGTAAGCCACCGTCAACATCCTGGGGGGACATTCATCTCGGCGACCTCGGTCAGTACGAAGTCATGTTCCTGGATAAGCACAACGAAGATTTAGACATACCCGACGAAGTACTACCACAGGTATTTGGCATCCTGCAGGATCAGCTTACTGTCGCCTCAGGACTATTGGGGGATATCGAGACCATCTACTTCCGTACACCGACTTGCTATCCGGGACGAGAAGTCGAGGGAAAAATGTACATTACGAAAGCCGCGGAGGCGATGGCTTGGTTTGTTGAACTTTTCGATCAGATGATTGCTAAATGGCCGGCACTTGCGATAGCGCATGCGATGACTTGGCCCCCGACGGAGCGTTACTTCTTCCGAAAACTCAAACTCTATGCGTACAGTAAAGTAAACCTCTTCGGGGCCGACTCGGTTGCCGAGCAAGTTTTGTTCTTAGATCAAGAGGCATTCTGGGACATTAATGTGGCCCGAGAGCTTCTTTTCCTACTGGTTGACCGGTGGAAAGAGTTCTCTCAGGTGAGTCGGAATCAACTTATAGACCGTATCTTGACGGGCCCCGACCAGCGTACTCACTGGTCTGACGAAGAGTTCCATGACCTGCGGGATGAGTTCGCCGCAAGATACGCTCGATATCTCGAACTACAAGGTTGTGAACTTACAACCGCTCGCAGCGAACGGCTTGCCGAGATGATCGGAGGTATTCTTGATTGGAGCGACGCTTGGGCGACTTCGACTGTCATCGAGCACGGCTCTCATACCGGCTGGGTCGGTACGGACGAGAAACCAGATGCAGTCTTGGATCTTCCCGTAAACGAGGTGGTCTCCAGGGCAAAGGAAGAGCTGAAGCGTGACTTTGGTAGTTTCACCGAGAAGCGACCCTTTACTGGTTTGGTGAAGGTCAATCCGCGAAAGGCGTTGTCTGCTCTGACGATTGCAGGTAAAGCTGGCGATTACCCAGAAGCTTTCTGGTCCTCCATGATCAATGAGCTTCCTGAAGACACCACAGCCAGGCTGAGACGGGTATTCCTGAACCGAGTAGCACGGCTTCCGCATGCAGTTATCGCCCAACTGAACCACACGTTGGGCCGATGGCTCCAACAGCACCTGGTGGCAATCCTTGAGTTTGATGCCGACCTCGGTTGGGCGGTCTACGATAATATCGTCGAAGGCATCCTGAGCGGTGGAGCAGATGCAGCGAAGAGTGGTCTTGGTGAAACCCGCCAAGGTGGAAAAGTTATCGAACGGTCCTCACGCACATATGGCCATGCGATCAACGGCCCCGTCGGTATGTGTACTGAGGCCCTTTTCCGCGCAGTGCCCAGAGAGAGGCAGGAGGTCGCCGGCTCACTACTTCCAGATCACATCAAGTCTCGTGTCGAACGCCTCTTAGCTGTACCTGGCGAGGGCTCAGATCATGCCGTATCAATAGCGAGCAGGATGCTGAACTGGCTCATGTTCGTAGATCCCGTCTGGACCGGGGAACGACTTGTTCCCATATTGGCGTTCGAACATCCAGCTTCGGAACCAGCATGGAACGGATTTCTTTATAGCGGCCAAGTGCCTCAACGGCCGTTGCGAGAGGTTATCAAACCGCTCCTGCTTCAAGTATTCCCGTGGGTCGAAGGATTTTCATGGGATCGTGACCTCTCAAGAGGAGCCGCCGAATGGCTAGGCTACATGTGCGTATTTCATCCGAATGAGCCTGGCGGCCTTTCACAAGGCGAAATGCGTTCGGTCCTTCGAGCAATGTCTGATGACACTCGGAACCGGTTCATCTTCTGGCTAGGCCAGGTTGGACAAAAAAACGAGGACGGTTGGGCCAAACACGTCATCCCTTTAATCAACAAGGAATGGCCGAGAGAACGCCGATACAGGACCTCAGCATCGATGAGAGCCTGGATAGGCATGCTTGATGACACCGGCGATAGTTTCCCCGCAGTCTATGAAGCGGTGAAGAAATTCTTGGTGGCGGTGGAGACAAATGATCACCCGTTCTACCGGTTCACTCGAGAGTTAAACGATGAAAAGCCGATTACCGTTCTATTCCCTGAAACAACACTGGATTTGATGAATAGAGTTACACCCCAGATTCTCACACGCCCTCCATACGAGTTGCCGAAGGTGCTCACTCTGATCGCGGAAACCCAGCCTGACCTGAAATCGGACTCACGTTATTTACGCCTTGTCGATCTTGTTGAGCGAAGCTAA
- a CDS encoding polyamine ABC transporter substrate-binding protein, which translates to MNRLKRLMAPAMCAALLCGAVQAEERTLRVYNWFDYITPKALDDFKAQNSQVKLVYDIFDTNEALEAKLLTGNSGYDVVVPSNVFLAKQIEAGVFQPLDRSKLPNWNHLDPKLMKLIEANDPGNKFAVPYMYGTILIGFNPDKIKAALGDNAPVDSWDLIFKEENISKLKQCGVALLDSPSEILPLALQHLGLDPNSKKPADYAKAQALMMKVRPYITYFHSSKYMADIANGDICVAVGYSGSFSQAANRAKEAKNGVTVDMRLPKEGAPIWFDMLAIPKGAKNPDDAYTFINYLLQPQVIAPVSDFVGYPNPNKDATEMVDPAIRGNPNLYPTAAAMTTLYTLQPLPRDAERARTRAWTRIKSGQ; encoded by the coding sequence ATGAACAGACTCAAGCGTTTAATGGCTCCAGCCATGTGCGCCGCGCTGCTTTGCGGCGCGGTCCAGGCCGAGGAGCGCACCTTGCGCGTCTACAACTGGTTCGACTACATCACGCCCAAGGCCCTGGACGATTTCAAGGCGCAGAACAGCCAGGTCAAGCTGGTCTATGACATCTTCGACACCAACGAGGCTCTGGAGGCCAAGCTGCTGACCGGCAACTCCGGCTATGACGTGGTGGTGCCGTCCAACGTGTTCCTGGCCAAGCAGATCGAAGCCGGCGTGTTCCAGCCCCTGGACCGCAGCAAGCTGCCGAACTGGAACCACCTCGATCCCAAGCTGATGAAACTGATCGAAGCCAACGACCCGGGCAACAAGTTCGCCGTGCCCTACATGTACGGCACCATCCTGATCGGCTTCAACCCGGACAAGATCAAGGCCGCCCTGGGCGACAATGCACCGGTGGACAGTTGGGACCTGATCTTCAAGGAAGAGAACATCAGCAAGCTCAAGCAGTGCGGCGTGGCGCTGCTCGATTCGCCGTCGGAGATCCTGCCCCTGGCCTTGCAGCACCTGGGCCTGGACCCCAACAGCAAGAAGCCGGCGGACTACGCCAAGGCCCAAGCGCTGATGATGAAGGTGCGCCCGTACATCACCTATTTCCACTCGTCCAAGTACATGGCCGACATCGCCAACGGTGATATCTGCGTGGCGGTGGGCTACTCCGGCAGCTTCTCCCAGGCGGCCAACCGGGCCAAGGAAGCCAAGAACGGTGTGACGGTGGACATGCGCCTGCCCAAGGAAGGCGCGCCGATCTGGTTCGACATGCTCGCCATCCCCAAAGGCGCGAAAAACCCGGACGACGCCTACACCTTCATCAACTACTTGCTGCAACCCCAGGTGATTGCGCCGGTCAGCGATTTTGTCGGCTATCCGAACCCGAACAAGGACGCGACCGAGATGGTCGACCCGGCGATCCGCGGCAACCCCAACCTGTACCCGACCGCCGCGGCCATGACCACGCTCTACACCCTGCAACCCTTGCCCAGGGATGCCGAGCGCGCGCGCACGCGGGCCTGGACCCGGATCAAATCCGGCCAGTAA
- a CDS encoding histone deacetylase family protein has translation MLTIYSDDHHLHHGRCELMDGQLMPCFEMPSRADHVLERVKARALGSVEAPQDFGLGPIQRIHSAAYLEFFKGAWDRWAKYHRDGDLLPYTWPARTFRTIIPTSLHGQLGYYSFDAGAPITAGTWQAAYSAAQVALTAQADIQRGARSAFALCRPPGHHAASDLMGGYCYLNNAAIAAQAFLDQGHEKVAILDVDYHHGNGTQSIFYERSDVLFASIHGHPEAEFPFFLGYADEHGEGAGEGFNFNYPLPAGSGWDTWSAALEQACGQIRGYDADVIVVSLGVDTFKDDPISQFKLDSPDYLAMGKRIAALGKPTLFVMEGGYAVAEIGINAVNVLEGFQSAP, from the coding sequence ATGCTGACGATCTACTCAGACGATCACCACCTGCACCACGGGCGCTGCGAGTTGATGGACGGGCAACTGATGCCCTGCTTCGAGATGCCGTCCCGGGCCGATCATGTGTTGGAGCGGGTCAAGGCGCGGGCGCTGGGGTCGGTGGAGGCGCCGCAGGATTTTGGCCTGGGGCCGATCCAGCGTATCCACAGTGCGGCGTACCTGGAGTTTTTCAAAGGCGCCTGGGACCGTTGGGCCAAGTACCACCGCGACGGTGATTTGTTGCCCTACACCTGGCCGGCGCGGACCTTTCGCACGATCATTCCCACCAGCCTGCACGGCCAATTGGGTTATTACAGTTTCGACGCCGGCGCGCCGATTACCGCTGGTACTTGGCAGGCGGCCTACAGCGCCGCGCAAGTGGCCCTCACCGCCCAAGCGGACATCCAGCGCGGTGCGCGCAGTGCCTTTGCCTTGTGCCGCCCACCGGGACACCACGCCGCCAGCGATTTGATGGGCGGTTATTGCTACCTCAACAACGCTGCCATCGCCGCCCAGGCCTTTCTCGACCAAGGCCATGAGAAGGTCGCGATCCTGGATGTGGATTACCACCACGGCAACGGCACCCAATCGATTTTCTATGAACGCAGCGACGTGTTGTTCGCGTCGATCCACGGCCATCCGGAGGCGGAATTTCCGTTTTTCCTGGGCTATGCCGATGAGCATGGCGAGGGCGCCGGTGAGGGCTTCAACTTCAACTACCCTTTGCCAGCAGGCTCAGGCTGGGACACCTGGAGCGCGGCGCTGGAGCAGGCGTGCGGGCAAATCCGGGGTTACGACGCCGATGTCATCGTCGTGTCCCTGGGTGTGGACACGTTCAAGGACGACCCCATCTCGCAATTCAAGCTCGACAGCCCGGATTACCTGGCGATGGGCAAGCGCATCGCGGCGCTCGGCAAGCCGACGCTGTTCGTGATGGAAGGCGGCTACGCGGTGGCAGAAATCGGCATCAATGCCGTGAACGTTCTTGAAGGTTTCCAAAGCGCCCCATGA
- a CDS encoding DUF6124 family protein: protein MFKPTPNPPEADRTSASAQPKTKKQDDAEKRALDYYLLPKPEKSEDTSKPDQLFTVKKNADNECLLANLSENLASADAMISNLAFDLEGPRRHIALGIQQLIELSSMLASRVLDNVDPR from the coding sequence ATGTTCAAGCCTACACCGAATCCCCCCGAAGCAGATCGCACCTCTGCGTCCGCTCAACCCAAGACGAAGAAACAAGACGACGCAGAAAAGCGCGCCTTGGATTACTACCTGCTACCGAAACCGGAAAAATCCGAAGATACGTCCAAACCAGACCAGCTCTTCACCGTGAAAAAAAACGCCGACAACGAATGCCTGCTCGCCAACCTCAGCGAAAACCTGGCATCCGCCGACGCGATGATCAGCAACCTGGCCTTCGACCTGGAAGGCCCCCGCCGCCATATCGCCCTTGGCATCCAGCAATTGATCGAACTGAGTTCAATGCTGGCCAGCCGTGTGCTGGATAACGTCGATCCGCGCTAG